The Solirubrobacter pauli sequence GCGATCAGCGGGAACACCGCGAGCGGGCCGACGAGATCCGGCTCGCCGACGGACACCGCGTCCGCCAGAGTGTTCTCCAAGGTGCTCATGAGCTCTCCTTCCGTGGGCTTCGCCATACAGTCGTGCCTGTCCCCCGTGGTCTGACATCCCGACGTTCAAGCGATAAGGGTCGTCATTGGCCTGCGATTGCGGGTCTGGTGACGCGGATGCCGACCGTGCGGCATATCCTGCGCGAGTGTCTGCTGCTCGACTTGATGTGATCGACACGGCGTTGGCGCTGATCGAGGCGCCCAAGGGAGCCACCGAGCCCCGACTGACGGCGTGCATGACGGAGGTTCTGGCGGCAGATCCGCACGCCGCCGCCGAGTTCGCACGCGCCTTGCTGCGCGTTGCGCCGAACGACACCGCGCGTGATCGCCTCGGCCCCGTACCGCCTCGCCTCACGACGCGCGGGGAGCACCGGTTCACAGCGGGCGGCCGGCTCAGCCGCAGAGACCGACGCGCCGATCTGTCGCTGACGGCGGACGACTCCTGGGGTCTGATCGTCGAAGCCAAGCTCGACGCGCCGTTTTCCAAGGGCCAGCTGGAAGACTCGCTCAGAGCGGGCCCGGCCGCGTTTGATCTTGCGTCCGAGGCATCGATGGCGGTGCTGGCGTTGACCAGCAACGTCCACGCCTTTGGGCGCTTCAAGGACCCCGATCGACGCTGGCTCGGGATCGTGCTCTGGCACGACGTGTTGGCCGATCTGTTCGCGCTCGAGTTCGACGACCCCGAGCTGACCGTCCGCTGGCAGCAGCTGCTGTCCGTCTACACGCGCCGCGAGCGGTTCGGCAAGTTGGGGGCCGTTCGACCTGCCCCGCGTACGCAGCTTGAGTTCGCGGCCGAACGGGCGCGGCGCCACATCGAGACGCGTCTCGGCACCCCGGTCGAGCTGCGCGGCAACCGCAGCGGTCGGGTCGTGCAGGGCGGCGCCCGCACCGGATGGGTCCAGTACGGCTTCAGAGCCAAAGGACAGAAGTGCGTACTAACCGTGGAATCGCTGCGCCCCAAGCAACGGCCGCGCGCCCTGGTCATCCGCGAGGACCCCGGCGACGTGAGGCTCGAATTCGCCCGCTTCCCGGCGGAGCTGCTGGCCTTCGAGGACGCGCTGCACGAAGCCCTCGACGTGTTTCTCGCCCATGACGGCCGAGCTCCCAGACAGTGAGCTCTCAGCGGCTACGCGTCCCTCCGCTGCAACCACCGGGACACGGCCCCACTCGCGCGGCAGCGCCATGTGTGGCGTTGTGCGACGCCCACGGCCAGCGAGGCCCGCGGAGCGTTTGCCAGCTGAATGGCTTCCGCTCCGCTTGCGCCCGCCGGACTGGCTGCGGCTCATGCCTGGTGGTTGGAAGGACTGCGCGCACATGAACCTGAAGTGGCAACCGGAGCTCAACGACCTCTGCGGTCATCTGATCGCCGGTCACGGCATCTCCTTCAACGTCACGCTGCACCGGACGCTGCGAAGCAAGCCGGCGGTGGACCTGATCCTCACGCCGGTTCGCGACCTCGCCGGTGTCCACCCGCGCTCCGGGGACGAGCACAGCTGGCTTGTGTGGCAGAGCCACACGGGGCGGGGAGTGCTCACCGCCCTTCCGTGCCATCCGGGCCAGCTCGCGGACCAGCTCGGGCTAGCGGGTCAGACCAACGAGGCACGCCTGGTGCAGGCGGCGCTGTCCGCGCTGATGGACGGCGTTCACGCGCCCGGCCGTCTGTGACCGGATGTCGGCCGTGACCGGCTCGCGACGTCGCCTCTCTCAAGGACACCGGTTGCCGGATGCACCCTGCCAAGTCCGTTGACGGCCAGCGCCGGTTCGCACGCCGGCCGACGCGATCAGGTTCTCCATGCGCCTAGACTCGAAAGTTCAATCCGCAGCGCGCTGAGTGCCTGATCGCCGACTTCGACCGCGCTGCCTGCGAACATCGGCGAGATGCCGTCCGATGACGCGCACGCGCGCATCCTGCGGTCCGTCGGTCTCAGCTACCACGACGGGCTCTGGCGAGACGACGCCGACGCCCTCGGTGCGGTGGTGACGCCGGCGGGGACGTTCGTCGGCTGGCTCGACGTCACTTGGTTGGGACCAAGCGAGCCGCGCCCCGTGCTGCGCGAGACCGAGCACGTTCTGCGTGGTCTGCCCGACGGATGCCTGTCCGAGGCGCTCGGGACGCCGCGGATCGTCGAGCGCACGCGCTTCGCGAGCGCCGGACCTGTGATGGCCGCTTCATTCCCGGGCACATGCATGACGAAGCGACGTGCCAAGGCTGCGCCGAACGGCACCTCGGCGTCATGCACTGACGGGCGAGCGTCTCCTCCGCTCCACGGCAGCGTCGTCTACGCCTGCAGCGACTGGGCGACTGGCGCGACCCGCGTGCAGACGTAAGCCACCAGCGGGACGAGCTCGGCCTCACGGGGAAACACCGCCCCGAGCCGCGTGCGTGTGCGGTCGGTGTCGTCGAGCAGCGTCTCCCGCGTGCCCACACGCGTTGCGCCGTGCTGTTCGAGTTCGCGCAGCACCGCGATTCCGGCACCGGCGTCGAGTGCCTGCTCGTCCGGGACGAACAGGTTGGCCCGCCCGTTGGCCTTGAGCCGCGCCTGACGGAGTTCCAAGTAGAACGCCGAGCCGTGCGGAAGGACGGCCAGCCGCAACCGTGCAACGAGCGTGTCAAAGCGCTGCGGCGAATCGTGACGCTCGGTGGCGACCACATCCCGTTCGCCGTTGGCCCATGACGTGTCGCGCACCGTCAAACGTGACTCGCCCCCGTCGCTGACGTCGTACAAGCGCCCACGCCCGGAGGAGGCCTGCCCGTCCGGCGTCTCGCCGTCGATGTCGACGAGCCGCTGCAACGGTGTGATGGAGAAGGCCCCGACCTCGATCATCAGCGGAGTATGCCGCGACGAGCGGTCCCAATTCGCACCGGGCCGTGAGCCTCACTTCGTCGCCGTGCGAGCGCCCGGCCACGCCGCCTGCGGGTGGGCTCGACGACCTGGGCCCGGGGTCGTTTTGATAAACGCGCGGGCGACGGACCCGCCCCGTCTACGAGCGGATCTGCCACCACCACGACGACGCCGCCCGGGCGCACGCGAGTACGTGTCGAAGACAGGGTTGAATGGCTCATGCGCGGCCTTGACAAGGTTCACGCGTTCACCGCCGCCATGGCGCGGCACCACCGCCTGAATGCTCCGGGCCCACGCCGAGCGCGACGCGTCCCGCCTTGGGATGACACTCGGTGCGGCGCACGGGTCGCCCTCCGTGCAGCGAAAGCTGCGGCGCTGGATTACCGCCGGCGAAGGGCTGTGGTCAGTGCTCGCTCATGCCGCCGCCGAGCTCCCACGCTTCGAGCGCGTCGGCCCGATCCCGGGAGTAGCGGCCGAGCCGAACGACCGGCAGTACCCCGCGCCGCGTCAGGCGGTACACGTGCAACTCGGGAACCTGCCGGCGCGCGGCCAGGTCAGCGGCCGTCAAGAGCCGACGCGAGCTTGCGGGCGGCTCCCCAGGCTCAGCGCGGTGAGGTTCCGACATCTTCGGAAGCCTACGAAGCTACCGGCCATCCCTAGCTCGTTGCACTGGCAGGCCGCTACGGCTTAGCTAAGGAGGCGCTTCGCGAGCCGACCCGCCGCCCGCGATGGCGACTCGGACGGTCCCGCACTTCCAATCGGCGCCTCCCCGAACTGGTCGTCGTCGTAGTGCCGCACCGACGGCGGTTTATGCCGCTGAGCGCGTCGTTCCCTGGCCGGCCCCTTGCGTTACCGGCCGCGGTTCGCTTACCGTCCCCATTTGTGGAGACCCGTCTGCTTGAACGGGGGCGCCTCTACGCCTACCGCGAGAGGCGCGGGGCCGGACAGCCGCTACTGAAGGTCAAGCTCCTCGACGTCGTCGGCCGCAAAGGTCGCGTCAAGGTCCGCTTCGAGGACGGCCCGCACCCTGGCCTAGACGAATACGTGCATACGCGGCAGCTCATCGCACCGTGGGGCCAACGCCACGCAGTGCTCCGCGACGAGCAACATCAGGCCCGACTCGACGAGCATGCTGCCGGCTCCGCCGACGCCGCCTTAGGCGCGGCAGCGAACGCGGTCCTGGAGTCAAGCGGCGAACCCGGGGCCGATGTCTCTCCCGGCGGGCTTGCGATGAGCGAAACCGAGCTGCAGCGGATCATGGACCGCGCCGGACTTGACGGCGAGCCGGCTCGATTGCATCCGCTGGCGTTCCGAGACCGGCGCGGGACGGTGCACCTCCCGCTGGAAGCCGCGGTCGCCCTGGCCCAGGCCTTCGCCGCCGCCGAGCCGCACACCGTCGTGGGCTATCTCGACGACACCGAGGAGGAGATGCGCCTGCGGGGCAACACACCCGGCGAACGCTGGTGGCACGACTATCTTCGCGAGAAGGCGCCCGGCTACGCCCTCGCGCGTCGATGGGCCGGCCTGGAGCAGGAAGCAGAGCTGCTTCGGCGGGAAATCGGGCGCTTGCGAGGCCTGGTTGCGTCGGCCGCCTCGGAACTCAAGCGGTCTGGCCACGAGGGCAGCGCCCGTCGGCTGCTGCGGGCGCTCGAGGGACGATAGCCGTCGGCCGTTCGCGCACGACGCCACCGCGCTCATGAAGATGCGTGCCCAAGAATCGATGCGCGCACGGCTGGGCGACGCGTTAGATCCCGTCAAACCGCCGGAGCCGTATCCCGAGTGGCGATCGACCTCTTGGCGAGCCCGCTCCTCGGCGATTTTCCGGCTCCAATGGTGGGTCACAGAGCTGCATACCTCGCCGACCTGTTACGCAACCAGTCCCTCGGCCCGCTCCGTAGATGCTCGAGGTGCAGCCGGCTCCGAAGGACCGCACACGATCACGTAGCCCAGACACTGGCGTGCAGGATCGTCGTCGGCGCCAGGGCGTCGACGACGATCCATTGCGTGAGGCACCCTCGGGCGCCGACCGTCAGCAGTTGGGCACGGCGAAGTCCGTGAAGTGCGTGTACGGCTTCTGCCCCGGGACGTCGCCATTCCAGAAGGTGTTGGCGACCGCGTAGTAGGCGTTGTTCCAGGGGGCCGTGGCGATGCGGTACCAGTAGCCGTCCGGGTTCGCACTGGCGATCTGTGGCGCATGCACTTTGCAGCTGACGTCGACCCACTGGTAGGCAGCGATCTTCGGTCCCAGGCCGGATGCGTTGACGGGATTCTGGAACGTGTTGGCGCCCAGCGAGCCCTGCTGCTCGGGGAAGGTCCGGGGCGGCGTCGGAGTCCCCGGGGCCGGCGGTTGTGGCGCGGGAGCCGGCGTCGGAGTGGCCGGGACACCGGGGTCCGCGTCCGGGGGAGGCAACGGGTCCCCTCCACCAGCTCCGCCACCGCACGCAGCGTGCTCACCGATATTGTCGATCAGCCAGGTGCTCAGGTACTCCGACGGAAGGACGTCAGGGCCGGGCGCACCGCGCGACTTGAGGCAGTTGTAAACCCCAGACCTGGGAATCCAGTTGCGCCTCGGCCGTCCCTGGCGGTTGACTACCAGCCACGAGGTCTTGTGCGTCTTGGTGTCGCCGGCCCAATGGATGATGTGGCCGATGAACTCGCCGCCGGTCGCAGGGCCGCCGTAAATGAACGTGATCCCCTGCGAGGCGATCTGCCACTGCTCGATCGGTCGGTTCGGCGACTGCCGACCGTCGTTGCCGTGGTTGTACTCACTGATCACAAACGATCCGTTGTCGTTGACGGCTTCGACGTACGCGACGTGTCCCCACTTGTTGCTCGGCGTCGGCCCGAAGACGGCGATCGCGCCGATGACCGGCTGGCTGCCCGTGGGATAGCCGCCGCCGCGCGCGGCGAAGTCGGCCCAGTTCTTGGCATCCCATCCGCCCCGCGGGACGCCGTTCTTGCCGGCGGAGTTGTTGTAGATGTCCGGACGTTTCTCAAACGCCCACCACGTGCACCAGCACCAGCCGCTCTTGCCGTCGCGCGCGCATGGCGCGCGCCCTGCGGGCGGGTCGCCGGCGAACGGGTTGCTGCCCGCCCCACGCCCGGCGTGGCCGGCACCACTGCCACTTCGGGCACTGCCCCCTCGCCAGAGCATGGACACCTGCACGGCCTTGCCGTCCCGTAGGTGGATGGCGGTCAGGTTGCCTTTCTGATCGAGCAGCCACGTATCTCCGCCGCCCTGACGCAGCCGCGGGTACGCCCGGCGCCACGTCTTCAGCGACGACCCGACCGTCGCCCGGCGCTTGGCGTGCAGGGCGGAGCCGAGGATCTCAAACCCGATGATGCGCTTGGCGTCCGTTCGCACGATCAACCCACGGCCGTAGCTGAGCTCGGTGTACTCACCGGACCGCTGGATGTCGCCGGGCACGCCCCACGCTCTGATGGCGGCGTTCTTGCTCGCTCCGAGGCGGACCTTCCCCACGCGACCCGCGGCGTCGAAGACGCGAGGGCGGCCGATCGCCGCCGCGTCGGCGCCCGGGCCGGGCGTTGCCGACCTCGCGTCCACCGCCGTGGCCTGCACCGAGGGCGCAGTCGCGGCGGGCACCGCAAGCGCCGCAATCGCCCCCGCTAGCCCCGTCAACAATCTGCCGACCATCACGACCCCCTGGGAAGACAACGAGATGAAGCTGCTTCAGAAGCAACCGCGGTTGCGCAGGCAGGCGGACGCCCGTCTCCGTGACCGGAACCGCACGGGACACTGCATCCGCGTCGAAGGCCCACGCCGGGCATCGATCTGCGGCGACGCGGGCGCCGCGGTCGACGTTCGACCGGCGCGCTGTCTGCCGGAGCGTCAGCGCACATGTTGCTTCCACTTGACGACGCGGTCGATGTCGAAGCACAGGAGGCGGTCGTTGCCCTGTCCGGAGCACTCGAACCCTTGCACGATGCGGACCGACGACCCGCCGCCGGCGACTTTGTAGAACCCGCGGACCACCCGGCGCGCCTTCGCGCACGAGACGTCGCGCGTTCGCAGCGCCGATACGTCGACGGTGTAGTTCGGGCGCTTGACGGTGAACCCCGCGCATTTGGTGACGGGGCCCGCTCCCGCAGGGGCGGTCATCGCCGAACCAAGCGCGACCGCCACCGCAGCCAGCACGCCCAACCGGATTATGTACGTGAACATCCGCTTCCTCTTCTGTCAGATCACGCGAACCGACCGCGGGCGGGCCGCCGCGTACTCGCCGGTGACCGGGTAGTCGTATGTCGTCGTCCGCACGATCGCGGACGACGCGGTGTGCCGACGCGCGGTGTGGCTCGGGCGCTCGGCACAAGCCCGCGCGCGAGGCCTTGGCACGAGGCCGCGCCCTCGACCGCCGCGCGTGCGTGGCGCTTCGCCCCGTCGTCCATGACCCACGATCCGTGACCCTTTCCCCGCTGTCTGCACGGCGCCGACGCTACGTGTCATCGTCGACCGGGGAAACGTCGCAAAGTGATGAAGTGACGGCAATTGGCGTTTCCGCCAAGTTGCCCGTGCTCGCGACGCGCCGCCCGCGCCGGGCTGCACCAGTCGCATCGGCGGCGGACGGGCGCCGCGGTCGCTCCGAGCTGGTCGCGCCGACACGTGTGCCCAGCGTCAGCGCGCCGCTCCATCGTCTCCCGTCGCGGTCGAACTCTGGCAGTCGAGGCTGCGACCGTCCGTGTGCGGCACGCGCCGCCGGAGTTCGACCCCGGCGGACGCTCCGTATCCGCGATACGGAACCGCGAACCGCCAGTGTGCGTGGATCCCCCGCGACTACGCACTGACGCCGCGGTTACGTAGGATTGATGCGCCTGCCCGGCATGCGTGGGGCCGTCGTCGATGCGGTCCTCAGGCGTGATGGGCCCTGAGACCAGACGAAGGGTGCGCCACCGGTCGGCGCAGAAGCCGCTCGCGGCCGACGCGGTCGGGCGGAGCGAGTCAGAGCATCCGCACCGTCACTCGCAGTTCGTTCGCCTTGACCTTGGCGACGGCGCGCCGCTGCGCGGGCGTCAGGGTGAGCGTCACCGTGGACGCCCCACGCTCGAGCGTGACGCGTTTGGTTGCCGCGATCGCCTTGCGCATCTTGCCCTTGCGTTTGGTCGTATAGGTGAGCGTGATCCGAACCCGGCACTCGGCCGCGCCTTCGCAGCGCACGCGCAGTCTCGAGACGCCCCGTTTGTCGATCGACACCCGACGCTGGCTCAGCGTGACTTGCGGGCTGCCGCCCGAGGTCGCCGTAGGCGACGCCGCCGCAAGCGGCATCACCGGGACAGGCGCCGGGACCGCAGTTGCGTCCGGTGCGGGGGTCACGGCGACGGTCGCGGTGGCTGTGACGGTCGGTGTCGTGTACGCCGTCGGGGTGGCGGTCATGGTGGGCGTGGGCGTCGTCGTGGGAACGGGCGTCGCCGTGGGCGTGGGCGTGGGCGTCGTCGTGGGAACGGGCGTCGGCGTCGGCGTGGGCGCGATGCACGCGTCGGTGGAGATCCGCTGTGATGAGTAGCCCACGTCGCGCATGACGCCTGCCTCACCCATCGAGCTGGTCAACGCGCGCTGCTGGCGCGGCAGGTAGAAGGGGCTCGAGTAGGCGCTGAACGTGCGACTGCTGCCCGCCTTGGTGAAGCGCGCCTCCACCCGGAGAAACGTGGTCGGTGCCTGTAGGCAGGAGCCGATCCGGCGCGCGTAGAGCTCGACCGGCGTGACGGTGACCGTATGTTCGCCCGTCGCCGGTTTAAGGTCCGCGAGCTCGCGCCAGGTCGCGCAGCCGGAGAGTGCGCATTCGCCCGCCGAGTCGCAGCGATCCGTCACGCAGCCCTGACCGACGACCTCGCCGACGATGATGCGCAGGCTGTTGATCTTGAAGCGACCGGCCGCATCCCAACGGACCTTGAGCCCATAGGCGTTTGCGACCGACGGTTGCGTCACGTCGCTCGGCGGCTGGCCGTCGAGCGCCAACGCGATCTTCGGGCCGTCGCTGGCGATCGCCCGGCCATGCAGCAGCGCGTCGCGGACCGGCTCGGTGCGCGCATCGCTGTCGAAGTTGGCGTTGGGCCGGCCCAGGTCCGGCCGGTACACGAACGTGCGTGCGCGGCCGTCAGTCGCGATCTCCGCGAGGTTGCCGGGTTGCTGCGCGCCGAGCCGTTCCGCCTCACGCCGTGTCGTGTGGACGTCACTGCCGCCGACGATCCCCACTCGCAGCCCGTAGCGCAGCAGCTGTTCCCAACGCACGAGGACGTCGTGCTTGACGGTTTCCTCGCCGGTGAAGACCTCCAGCGACCGCATCTGCTCCGGGAACTCGACCGTGCCGCGGTCGCACGCGCCCGCGGTCCAGCACCCCCACGTGTTCCCGCTGCCCGGATGGTTGATGGCCCCCCAGCCGCCCGCGTCGCGGACGCGCTCGAGGTACTGCCATTCCTTGTTGTCGGTAGGACGATTGACGACGTAGTCGGGCGTGAAGTACGCACTGAAATGGCCGGAGCTCGTCAGCGGCGGCGAGCTCCCGAGCTCCTCGCCCATCAGCATCCGCACCCCGTGCCGCGGGGCGCTGCGGTTCGCGCTATCGCGGATCAGCCTCCAGCTCGAACGCCCGAAGGTCTCATCGTAGGTCGGGAACCCCAACGGGGGGTCATAGGACTTCAGGCCGAGCCAGGCGCCGTGCTCGGCGAGAACCAGCCAGTCCAGGCCGGCCCGGCTGGCCGTGCTTGCTACCTGATCGACGACGTACGCCGCGCACGCCGTCGCCTGAACGCTCTCCTCGCTGCGCGGCACGGGATCGTCGATCACGTTGTTGTCCCGGCACACCCGGTTGGTCAGCAGACTGGAGTCGCCGCCGGCATGCACATGCACGTCTCCGGCCTTCCAGCCCGTGAGCTCGAGCGGTCCTGTGGTCTGCGCGGTCGCGGTGGCCGCGCTCAGCAGCCACGTGACCGCCACGGTCCCGAGGAGCACCACCAACCATCGCCGCGCCCAGGCGCCGCTACGAGCACGGCTTCTAGCCATGCGACCAACCACGTCCATGCACTTCCTCTCACGCGTCGACGGCGCCAGGCCGGTTGACCGGTGGCGAAGTCTCTCGCGGATCGTCAGTTGCGGCAAGGGCACAAAGTGAGGAGCTACCACGGTCGAGCTCGACCGATACCAGTGCGCAAGCGGTGCGTGCCAGCCGCAGCCGCGGGGATGCGCCGCAGATTGCCGGCCTTAGGCGCTTGTCACCTGCAGACTCGGCTGTCGAGTGCGTGCACGCGTCGCGTCGGACGAGCCGCGGGCCTTGTCACTGCACGGGTCACACGCCCGGGCAGGCCTTACGTGCACTTGATCGCTCGTGACCCACGGCGAAGGGTGACGTCAATTCGAAATGGCGTCTGTGCGAGGCCTTCGGTCGCAC is a genomic window containing:
- a CDS encoding DNA-binding protein; amino-acid sequence: MTAADLAARRQVPELHVYRLTRRGVLPVVRLGRYSRDRADALEAWELGGGMSEH
- a CDS encoding CHAP domain-containing protein, encoding MVGRLLTGLAGAIAALAVPAATAPSVQATAVDARSATPGPGADAAAIGRPRVFDAAGRVGKVRLGASKNAAIRAWGVPGDIQRSGEYTELSYGRGLIVRTDAKRIIGFEILGSALHAKRRATVGSSLKTWRRAYPRLRQGGGDTWLLDQKGNLTAIHLRDGKAVQVSMLWRGGSARSGSGAGHAGRGAGSNPFAGDPPAGRAPCARDGKSGWCWCTWWAFEKRPDIYNNSAGKNGVPRGGWDAKNWADFAARGGGYPTGSQPVIGAIAVFGPTPSNKWGHVAYVEAVNDNGSFVISEYNHGNDGRQSPNRPIEQWQIASQGITFIYGGPATGGEFIGHIIHWAGDTKTHKTSWLVVNRQGRPRRNWIPRSGVYNCLKSRGAPGPDVLPSEYLSTWLIDNIGEHAACGGGAGGGDPLPPPDADPGVPATPTPAPAPQPPAPGTPTPPRTFPEQQGSLGANTFQNPVNASGLGPKIAAYQWVDVSCKVHAPQIASANPDGYWYRIATAPWNNAYYAVANTFWNGDVPGQKPYTHFTDFAVPNC